From a region of the Salvelinus fontinalis isolate EN_2023a chromosome 13, ASM2944872v1, whole genome shotgun sequence genome:
- the rcc1l gene encoding RCC1-like G exchanging factor-like protein isoform X2, with protein MRVQCFSMLGSRESPTTRCLYGGLATLEPWASPALWFQTVAGKSLGNTSSLLTVWRQSSRSPLQPVGTALPSSPLPPRTSPRCGAWVSTETHSWDSNAPNKTAIRAMTMCWSPLRCLSPWPGPSRPGWCRWHVVVPIPWCSPTQRECSVWETMPMASVGGRWLKMKSTVSLRCSASHIIHKMEGFDSPVTQAVCGQDHSLFLTETGKVYACGWGADGQTGLGHHNMCAMPVAVGGDLAGVRVQQVTTYGDCSMAVSQDGQLYGWGNSEYLQLSSVTEATQINSPRLLPFEGVGKVTQVACGGTQVAILNERGEVFVWGYGILGKGPNLSESQTPELVPPTLFGRSEFNPAVTVSRIHCGLNHFAAVTDRGELFVWGKNVRGCLGIGKKEDQYFPWRVTVPGHVVDVACGVDHMVALVKSVI; from the exons ATGAGGGTCCAGTGTTTCAGTATGTTGGGAAGCAGAGAAAGCCCAACCACAAGGTGTTTGTATGGGGGTTTAGCTACACTGGAGCCCTGGGCATCCCCAGCTTTGTGGTTCCAGACAGTGGCAGGAAAAAGCCTAGGAAATACCAGCTCACTCCTTACCGTCTGGAGACAGAGCAGCAG ATCTCCTCTGCAGCCTGTGGGTACGgctttaccctcctctcctcttccaccaAGGACCTCACCAAGGTGTGGGGCATGGGTCTCAACAGAGACTCACAGCTGGGATTCCAACGCACCCAACAAGACCGCC ATAAGAGCTATGACTATGTGCTGGAGCCCTCTCCGGTGCCTCTCCCCCTGGCCAGGCCCCAGCAGACCAGGGTGGTGCAGGTGGCATGTGGTCGTGCCCATTCCCTGGTGCTCACCGACTCAGAGGGAG TGTTCAGTCTGGGAAACAATGCCTATGGCCAGTGTGGGAGGAAGATGGTTGAAGATGAAGTCTACAG tctctCTCCGTTGCAGTGCCAGTCACATCATTCACAAGATGGAAGGCTTTGACAGCCCAGTGACTCAG GCGGTGTGTGGGCAGGACCACAGTCTGTTCCTGACTGAGACGGGCAAGGTATATGCCTGTGGCTGGGGTGCAGACGGACAGACAG GTCTGGGCCACCACAACATGTGTGCCATGCCGGTGGCTGTAGGAGGGGACCTGGCTGGTGTGAGGGTGCAGCAGGTAACCACCTACGGAGACTGCAGCATGGCCGTGTCCCAGGACGGCCAGCTCTATGGCTGGGGCAACTCTGAGTACCTCCAACTCTCCTCGGTCACTGAGGCCACCCAG atTAACTCCCCTCGACTCCTTCCTTTTGAAGGGGTGGGCAAAGTGACCCAGGTGGCCTGTGGAGGCACACAGGTGGCCATTCTGAACG agagaggggaggtgtttGTATGGGGCTATGGCATTCTTGGAAAGGGCCCTAATCTCTCTGAATCCCAAACCCCTGAGCTGGTCCCTCCTACACTGTTCGGCCGCTCAGAGTTTAACCCTGCTGTGACCGTGAGCCGCATCCACTGTGGGCTGAACCATTTCGCTGCCGTCACAG ATCGTGGGGAGCTCTTTGTTTGGGGGAAGAATGTGAGAGGTTGTCTTGGTATTGGAAAGAAAGAGGACCAGTACTTCCCATGGCGG GTGACTGTGCCAGGTCATGTGGTGGATGTAGCGTGTGGGGTGGACCACATGGTGGCGCTGGTCAAGTCTGTCATCTGA
- the rcc1l gene encoding RCC1-like G exchanging factor-like protein isoform X1, with amino-acid sequence MSLAYLRLCTQHRLALGARGYATRTSDRRSRELKDEGPVFQYVGKQRKPNHKVFVWGFSYTGALGIPSFVVPDSGRKKPRKYQLTPYRLETEQQISSAACGYGFTLLSSSTKDLTKVWGMGLNRDSQLGFQRTQQDRHKSYDYVLEPSPVPLPLARPQQTRVVQVACGRAHSLVLTDSEGVFSLGNNAYGQCGRKMVEDEVYSASHIIHKMEGFDSPVTQAVCGQDHSLFLTETGKVYACGWGADGQTGLGHHNMCAMPVAVGGDLAGVRVQQVTTYGDCSMAVSQDGQLYGWGNSEYLQLSSVTEATQINSPRLLPFEGVGKVTQVACGGTQVAILNERGEVFVWGYGILGKGPNLSESQTPELVPPTLFGRSEFNPAVTVSRIHCGLNHFAAVTDRGELFVWGKNVRGCLGIGKKEDQYFPWRVTVPGHVVDVACGVDHMVALVKSVI; translated from the exons ATGTCATTGGCGTACCTTCGATTGTGTACCCAACACAGGTTAGCACTTGGAGCTCGGGGATATGCGACCCGCACCAGTGACCGCAGGTCTCGGGAGCTAAAGGATGAGGGTCCAGTGTTTCAGTATGTTGGGAAGCAGAGAAAGCCCAACCACAAGGTGTTTGTATGGGGGTTTAGCTACACTGGAGCCCTGGGCATCCCCAGCTTTGTGGTTCCAGACAGTGGCAGGAAAAAGCCTAGGAAATACCAGCTCACTCCTTACCGTCTGGAGACAGAGCAGCAG ATCTCCTCTGCAGCCTGTGGGTACGgctttaccctcctctcctcttccaccaAGGACCTCACCAAGGTGTGGGGCATGGGTCTCAACAGAGACTCACAGCTGGGATTCCAACGCACCCAACAAGACCGCC ATAAGAGCTATGACTATGTGCTGGAGCCCTCTCCGGTGCCTCTCCCCCTGGCCAGGCCCCAGCAGACCAGGGTGGTGCAGGTGGCATGTGGTCGTGCCCATTCCCTGGTGCTCACCGACTCAGAGGGAG TGTTCAGTCTGGGAAACAATGCCTATGGCCAGTGTGGGAGGAAGATGGTTGAAGATGAAGTCTACAG TGCCAGTCACATCATTCACAAGATGGAAGGCTTTGACAGCCCAGTGACTCAG GCGGTGTGTGGGCAGGACCACAGTCTGTTCCTGACTGAGACGGGCAAGGTATATGCCTGTGGCTGGGGTGCAGACGGACAGACAG GTCTGGGCCACCACAACATGTGTGCCATGCCGGTGGCTGTAGGAGGGGACCTGGCTGGTGTGAGGGTGCAGCAGGTAACCACCTACGGAGACTGCAGCATGGCCGTGTCCCAGGACGGCCAGCTCTATGGCTGGGGCAACTCTGAGTACCTCCAACTCTCCTCGGTCACTGAGGCCACCCAG atTAACTCCCCTCGACTCCTTCCTTTTGAAGGGGTGGGCAAAGTGACCCAGGTGGCCTGTGGAGGCACACAGGTGGCCATTCTGAACG agagaggggaggtgtttGTATGGGGCTATGGCATTCTTGGAAAGGGCCCTAATCTCTCTGAATCCCAAACCCCTGAGCTGGTCCCTCCTACACTGTTCGGCCGCTCAGAGTTTAACCCTGCTGTGACCGTGAGCCGCATCCACTGTGGGCTGAACCATTTCGCTGCCGTCACAG ATCGTGGGGAGCTCTTTGTTTGGGGGAAGAATGTGAGAGGTTGTCTTGGTATTGGAAAGAAAGAGGACCAGTACTTCCCATGGCGG GTGACTGTGCCAGGTCATGTGGTGGATGTAGCGTGTGGGGTGGACCACATGGTGGCGCTGGTCAAGTCTGTCATCTGA